One window of Sinorhizobium fredii NGR234 genomic DNA carries:
- the glmM gene encoding phosphoglucosamine mutase, which yields MKRKYFGTDGIRGQSNIFPMTADLAMRVGVAVGTIFRNGAHRHRVVIGKDTRLSGYMLENAMVAGFTAAGLDVFLLGPIPTPGVAMLTRSLRADIGVMISASHNPFRDNGIKLFGPDGYKLSDDIEQKIEELIDQDMSGQLAKPEDIGRAKRVDGDIYRYIEQAKRTLPRDVTLKGLRIAIDCANGAAYKVAPLALWELGAEVVSIGTEPNGVNINLECGSTHPEALQKKVHEVRADIGIALDGDADRVLIVDEKGTVIDGDQLMAVIADSWAADGMLQGGGIAATVMSNLGLERYLQARRLKLHRTKVGDRYVVEQMRQDGLNVGGEQSGHIVLSDFGTTGDGLVAALQILAVVKRQGRAVSEVCRRFEPVPQVLKNVRVSAGKPLEHEAVRQAIADAEAELAKGGRLLIRPSGTEPLIRVMAEGDDRSKVERIVDELVTVIGSVRNAA from the coding sequence ATGAAGCGCAAGTATTTTGGCACCGACGGCATTCGCGGCCAATCCAATATTTTTCCGATGACCGCGGATCTCGCCATGCGGGTCGGCGTCGCGGTCGGCACCATTTTCCGTAACGGTGCGCATCGTCACCGGGTGGTGATCGGCAAGGACACAAGGCTTTCGGGCTATATGCTCGAAAACGCCATGGTTGCCGGATTCACGGCGGCCGGGCTGGATGTCTTCCTGCTCGGGCCCATCCCGACGCCCGGCGTCGCCATGCTGACGCGGTCGCTCCGCGCCGATATCGGCGTGATGATCTCCGCCTCGCACAATCCGTTCCGCGACAACGGCATCAAGCTGTTCGGGCCGGACGGCTACAAGCTCTCGGACGACATCGAGCAAAAGATCGAGGAACTCATCGATCAGGACATGTCGGGGCAGCTTGCCAAGCCGGAGGACATCGGCCGCGCCAAGCGCGTCGACGGCGACATCTACCGCTATATCGAGCAGGCGAAGCGCACGCTGCCGCGCGACGTCACGCTGAAGGGCCTCAGGATCGCCATCGATTGCGCGAATGGTGCCGCCTACAAGGTCGCGCCCCTGGCGCTTTGGGAACTCGGCGCCGAAGTGGTGTCGATCGGCACCGAGCCGAACGGCGTCAATATCAACCTCGAATGCGGGTCGACGCATCCGGAGGCCCTGCAGAAGAAGGTTCACGAGGTGCGGGCGGATATCGGCATCGCGCTCGACGGCGACGCCGACCGGGTATTGATCGTCGACGAAAAGGGCACGGTGATCGACGGCGACCAGTTGATGGCCGTGATCGCCGATAGCTGGGCGGCGGACGGCATGCTGCAGGGCGGCGGGATCGCCGCGACCGTGATGTCGAATCTCGGCCTCGAGCGCTATCTGCAGGCGCGCCGCCTGAAGCTGCACCGCACCAAGGTCGGCGACCGCTATGTCGTCGAACAGATGCGGCAGGACGGCCTGAATGTCGGCGGCGAACAGTCCGGTCACATCGTGCTTTCCGATTTCGGTACGACGGGCGATGGCCTGGTTGCGGCGCTGCAGATCCTCGCCGTCGTCAAGCGGCAGGGAAGGGCGGTGAGCGAGGTTTGCCGGCGCTTCGAGCCGGTGCCGCAGGTGCTGAAGAACGTCCGCGTTTCGGCCGGCAAGCCGCTGGAACACGAGGCGGTGCGCCAGGCGATTGCCGACGCAGAAGCGGAACTCGCCAAGGGCGGCCGGCTTCTGATCCGTCCTTCCGGTACCGAGCCGCTGATCCGCGTGATGGCCGAAGGCGACGACCGCAGCAAGGTCGAGCGCATCGTCGACGAACTGGTTACCGTGATCGGCAGCGTACGCAACGCCGCATAG
- a CDS encoding outer membrane protein yields MRKSLIAVVAAWLGGTPALAADLYVEDPVDPAPVVVGGWYLRGHLGMSNQRLGSMEHELFDVVALHEFVDEGSFDSAPLAGVGIGYQFNEWLRMDGIVEYRGKADFSALDRYDGDGDGVFDNTNDYDGAKSEWLLMANAYVDIGDWYGVKPYVGAGIGASRNTISGFRDINVPMAGVAYADEDPTWNFAWALHAGVAYQATERLAIDFGYSYVDLGDAKTGNIRAYDGSVVNAPMHFEDITSHDFKLGMRYALQ; encoded by the coding sequence ATGAGGAAGTCCTTGATTGCGGTTGTGGCTGCATGGCTGGGCGGCACGCCCGCGTTGGCCGCCGACCTTTACGTTGAAGATCCGGTCGACCCGGCGCCTGTCGTCGTCGGTGGTTGGTACCTACGCGGTCACCTCGGCATGAGCAACCAGCGGCTCGGCAGCATGGAGCATGAGTTGTTCGACGTCGTCGCGCTTCATGAATTCGTCGATGAGGGCAGCTTCGACAGCGCGCCGCTGGCAGGCGTGGGCATCGGCTACCAGTTCAATGAATGGCTACGCATGGACGGTATCGTCGAATACCGCGGCAAGGCGGATTTCTCCGCCCTCGACCGCTATGACGGCGACGGTGACGGCGTATTCGACAACACCAACGACTATGACGGCGCCAAGTCGGAGTGGCTGCTGATGGCCAACGCCTATGTCGACATCGGCGACTGGTACGGCGTCAAGCCCTATGTCGGCGCCGGTATCGGCGCGTCGCGCAACACGATATCGGGCTTCCGCGACATCAACGTGCCGATGGCCGGCGTCGCCTATGCCGATGAAGACCCGACCTGGAACTTTGCCTGGGCGCTGCATGCAGGCGTCGCCTATCAGGCGACCGAGCGTCTGGCGATCGATTTCGGCTACAGCTACGTCGACCTCGGAGACGCGAAGACCGGCAATATCCGCGCCTACGATGGCAGTGTCGTCAACGCCCCGATGCATTTCGAAGACATCACGTCGCACGATTTCAAGCTCGGCATGCGCTACGCGCTGCAATGA
- the ftsH gene encoding ATP-dependent zinc metalloprotease FtsH, producing the protein MNPNFRNFALWAIIALLLIALFSMFQQPTERTGSREIPFSQFLKDVDASRVKEVVITGSKVIGSYTESGATFQTYAPAVDTALTERLEAKDVTVTVRPETDGSSGFLSYIGTLLPMLLILGVWLFFMRQMQGGSRGAMGFGKSKAKLLTEAHGRVTFDDVAGVDEAKQDLEEIVEFLRDPQKFQRLGGRIPRGVLLVGPPGTGKTLLARSVAGEANVPFFTISGSDFVEMFVGVGASRVRDMFEQAKKNAPCIIFIDEIDAVGRHRGAGLGGGNDEREQTLNQLLVEMDGFEANEGIILIAATNRPDVLDPALLRPGRFDRQVVVPNPDINGRERILKVHVRNVPLAPNVDLKVLARGTPGFSGADLMNLVNEAALMAARRNKRLVTMQEFEDAKDKIMMGAERRSSAMTEAEKKLTAYHEAGHAIVALNVPSADPLHKATIIPRGRALGMVMQLPEGDRYSMSYKWMISRLAIMMGGRVAEELTFGKENITSGASSDIEQATKLARAMVTQWGFSDQLGQVAYGENQQEVFLGHSVAQQKNVSEATAQKIDNEIRRLIDDAYEAARSILTEKHHEFVALAEGLLEYETLTGDEIKALIRGEKPARDLGDDTPPHRGSAVPSAGTKKEVGNKGEEPEGGFEPQPQ; encoded by the coding sequence ATGAACCCTAATTTTCGAAATTTTGCCCTTTGGGCGATCATAGCGCTTCTCCTGATCGCGCTGTTCAGCATGTTCCAGCAGCCGACGGAGCGGACGGGTTCGCGTGAAATTCCCTTCTCGCAATTCCTGAAGGACGTCGATGCCAGCCGCGTCAAGGAAGTCGTGATCACGGGCTCCAAGGTGATCGGCAGCTACACCGAGAGTGGTGCGACGTTCCAGACCTATGCTCCCGCCGTCGACACGGCCTTGACCGAGCGGCTCGAGGCGAAGGACGTAACGGTGACGGTGCGACCGGAAACCGACGGTTCTTCGGGATTCCTGAGCTATATCGGAACCCTGTTGCCGATGCTGCTGATCCTCGGTGTCTGGCTGTTCTTCATGCGCCAGATGCAGGGCGGCTCGCGCGGCGCGATGGGCTTCGGCAAGTCCAAGGCCAAGCTTCTGACGGAAGCGCATGGGCGCGTGACCTTCGACGACGTCGCCGGCGTCGACGAGGCCAAGCAGGACCTCGAGGAAATCGTCGAATTCCTGCGCGATCCGCAGAAGTTCCAGCGGCTCGGCGGCCGCATCCCGCGCGGCGTGCTTCTGGTCGGCCCTCCCGGCACGGGTAAGACGCTGCTTGCCCGCTCGGTTGCGGGTGAAGCGAACGTGCCCTTCTTCACCATCTCGGGCTCCGACTTCGTCGAAATGTTCGTCGGTGTCGGTGCTTCGCGCGTCCGCGACATGTTCGAGCAGGCGAAGAAGAACGCACCCTGCATCATCTTCATCGACGAAATCGACGCGGTCGGCCGTCATCGCGGCGCCGGCCTCGGCGGCGGCAACGACGAGCGCGAACAGACGCTGAACCAGTTGCTCGTCGAGATGGACGGTTTCGAGGCGAACGAAGGCATCATCCTGATCGCCGCGACGAACCGCCCCGACGTGCTCGATCCGGCGCTCTTGCGCCCGGGCCGCTTCGACCGTCAGGTCGTCGTGCCGAACCCGGACATCAACGGCCGCGAACGCATCCTCAAGGTGCATGTCCGCAACGTGCCGCTGGCGCCGAATGTCGACCTCAAGGTGCTGGCGCGCGGTACGCCGGGCTTCTCGGGCGCCGATCTGATGAACCTCGTCAACGAGGCGGCGCTGATGGCGGCGCGGCGCAACAAGCGCCTCGTCACGATGCAGGAGTTCGAGGACGCCAAGGACAAGATCATGATGGGTGCGGAGCGTCGCTCCTCCGCCATGACCGAGGCCGAGAAGAAGTTGACCGCCTATCACGAGGCCGGCCACGCGATCGTGGCGCTCAATGTTCCTTCGGCCGATCCGCTGCACAAGGCGACCATCATTCCGCGTGGCCGCGCCCTTGGCATGGTGATGCAGCTTCCCGAAGGCGATCGCTATTCGATGAGCTACAAGTGGATGATCTCGCGCCTTGCAATCATGATGGGCGGGCGCGTCGCCGAGGAACTGACCTTCGGCAAGGAGAACATCACGTCGGGCGCGTCGTCCGATATCGAGCAGGCGACGAAGCTGGCGCGGGCGATGGTGACGCAATGGGGCTTCTCCGATCAGCTCGGCCAGGTCGCCTATGGCGAGAACCAGCAGGAGGTCTTCCTCGGTCACTCCGTCGCGCAGCAGAAGAATGTCTCCGAAGCGACCGCGCAGAAGATCGACAACGAAATCCGCCGCCTGATCGACGACGCCTATGAAGCGGCGCGCAGCATCCTGACGGAAAAGCACCACGAGTTTGTCGCTCTCGCCGAGGGGCTCTTGGAATACGAGACGCTGACCGGCGATGAGATCAAGGCGCTGATCCGCGGCGAGAAGCCGGCACGCGACCTCGGCGACGACACGCCGCCGCATCGCGGTTCGGCCGTGCCTTCGGCCGGCACCAAGAAGGAAGTCGGCAACAAGGGCGAGGAACCCGAAGGCGGCTTCGAACCGCAGCCTCAATAG